From a single Pseudobutyrivibrio xylanivorans genomic region:
- a CDS encoding DEAD/DEAH box helicase, giving the protein MNEINVGDVVKVVSNNAIGAVINILRNSRTTNSYAYEVLVNGEKLILDVTQLVKADSNNKSFDSRKEFDAYLSSLAISNPGKDLYSIKSANIDFIPYQYRPVLKMIKSDQPRILIADDVGVGKTIEAGLIVKELTARQSMKNIMIFCPRPLVAEGKWQNEMKNKFGEKFTHIDRSKLRAAIKECDYDGEWPDEYGRCIIPYSILDEQLLGGMDEPGKRKELGLLDLNPSPKFDLVIVDEAHHIRNQNTQAYQVIQYFCMHAEAVVFLTATPIQLGDRDLFVLLNLLRPDYIIDEDTYKSMAEPNPYINKAIDIVRGRQAEWRDNAISILTSAQALEWSNRTALGQQLVELCEKISCASDDSKDRVEIISRLEKLHTFSNIINRTRKRDIGNFTTRKPITVRCDFTPQQQKLYDELIEVQSKILSTYYKDSMIKFLMSTLFRQAASCIFGLAPSIEDILTRHISLEGIEENFDNFESEDGFKITVSDEIKKEIIQVVNDARTIDVKDNKLDALIKIIREKNTFENNKIMIFSAFRHTLNYLYEHLKEEGYRVGLVTGSTKDEDRILQRERFMKKKEDEMSLDILLFSEVGCEGLDYQFCDCMINYDLPWNPMRIEQRIGRIDRNGQKSDSVLIYNMITDGTIDADIYDRCLTRIGVFNESLGCGELILGELTKEIQNIAVDYKLTEEEKKDKLVQLSDNKIRLLNENRIMEENQYDFLSIRMPFDDDKENIRNNTGNWMTVEKVENLINEWLKKNYSKELVRKNESIFVSLSKIERTELLSKYKKMKYKLSFYDKEWVNYLKGTEDKYVFSFDAELAKRIEVNYVGLTHPMTIMASYDLVESDKKFIRLKARPDMHLDKKIDFAIYEWRYIGEHNNSQLKIIADEEYSDVIEKLILESSVITGGIPVEIDKFYERQQALWSEERQEFIEKQKEIFNRREESLKISYQHRLETIKRQELLADNANITRMKKKEYENVMRDLEARLDEQENKKMKVDLLSKFVCAGSIEVSE; this is encoded by the coding sequence ATGTTGTTAAAGTTGTTTCAAATAATGCCATTGGTGCTGTTATAAATATCTTGAGAAATTCAAGAACAACAAACTCATATGCATATGAGGTTTTGGTTAATGGAGAAAAACTGATTTTAGATGTTACACAGTTAGTTAAAGCAGATAGCAATAATAAAAGCTTTGATTCAAGAAAAGAATTTGATGCATATTTATCTTCGTTAGCCATTAGCAATCCTGGTAAAGATTTGTATTCAATCAAGTCGGCTAATATAGATTTTATTCCTTATCAATATAGACCTGTTTTAAAAATGATTAAATCAGATCAGCCACGTATCCTTATTGCAGATGATGTTGGTGTGGGTAAGACAATAGAGGCTGGATTAATTGTTAAGGAATTGACCGCAAGACAATCAATGAAGAATATAATGATTTTTTGCCCAAGACCTTTGGTCGCAGAAGGTAAATGGCAAAATGAAATGAAAAATAAATTTGGAGAAAAGTTTACTCACATTGATAGAAGCAAGCTTAGGGCGGCTATTAAAGAATGTGATTATGATGGAGAATGGCCAGATGAATACGGAAGATGTATTATTCCGTATTCTATTTTGGATGAGCAACTTCTTGGTGGTATGGATGAACCAGGAAAAAGGAAGGAATTAGGTCTTTTAGATTTAAATCCTTCTCCTAAATTTGATTTGGTAATTGTTGATGAGGCACATCATATTAGAAATCAGAATACTCAAGCTTATCAAGTAATACAATATTTTTGCATGCATGCTGAAGCAGTAGTTTTTCTTACTGCTACTCCTATTCAGCTTGGTGATAGAGATTTATTCGTTTTACTTAACCTTTTGAGACCGGATTATATTATTGATGAAGATACATATAAATCAATGGCAGAACCTAATCCGTATATTAATAAAGCGATTGATATCGTTAGGGGACGACAAGCTGAATGGAGAGATAATGCTATTTCTATTCTTACTTCAGCTCAAGCACTAGAGTGGAGTAATAGAACGGCATTAGGACAACAGTTAGTTGAACTTTGCGAAAAAATAAGTTGTGCTTCTGATGATTCCAAAGATAGAGTGGAGATTATATCAAGGCTTGAGAAGTTACACACATTTAGCAATATTATTAATCGAACACGTAAAAGAGATATTGGAAATTTTACAACTAGAAAACCAATTACAGTTCGCTGTGATTTCACACCGCAACAGCAAAAACTGTATGATGAATTAATTGAAGTGCAGTCTAAAATTTTATCTACATATTATAAGGACTCAATGATTAAGTTTTTAATGTCTACTTTATTTAGGCAAGCAGCAAGCTGTATTTTTGGATTGGCGCCAAGTATAGAAGACATTTTGACAAGACATATTTCTTTGGAGGGGATAGAAGAAAATTTTGATAATTTCGAGTCGGAAGATGGGTTTAAAATAACTGTTTCTGATGAAATAAAGAAAGAAATAATCCAAGTAGTTAATGATGCTAGAACTATTGATGTTAAGGATAATAAATTAGATGCACTGATTAAAATTATTCGTGAAAAAAATACATTTGAAAACAACAAAATAATGATTTTTAGTGCATTTAGACATACATTAAATTACTTGTATGAGCATTTGAAAGAAGAAGGTTATAGAGTAGGCCTGGTAACTGGTAGTACTAAGGATGAGGACCGAATTCTGCAAAGAGAGCGGTTTATGAAGAAAAAAGAAGATGAAATGTCTTTGGATATTTTATTGTTTTCTGAAGTAGGGTGTGAAGGCCTTGATTATCAGTTTTGCGATTGTATGATAAATTATGATCTTCCGTGGAATCCGATGCGTATAGAACAACGTATAGGAAGAATTGATCGTAACGGTCAAAAAAGCGATTCAGTACTTATTTACAATATGATAACTGACGGTACAATCGATGCTGATATTTATGACAGATGCTTAACACGAATTGGTGTATTTAATGAGTCATTAGGTTGCGGGGAACTTATACTTGGTGAATTGACAAAAGAAATCCAGAATATAGCGGTTGATTATAAACTTACAGAAGAAGAAAAGAAAGATAAGTTAGTTCAGCTTTCTGATAATAAGATTCGTCTGCTTAATGAAAATAGAATTATGGAAGAGAATCAATATGATTTTCTTAGTATTAGAATGCCTTTTGATGATGATAAAGAAAATATCAGAAATAATACTGGCAATTGGATGACAGTAGAAAAAGTAGAAAACCTTATCAATGAATGGTTAAAGAAGAATTATTCAAAAGAACTAGTCAGAAAAAATGAAAGTATATTTGTTTCTTTGTCTAAGATAGAAAGAACTGAATTGCTTTCAAAATATAAAAAAATGAAATATAAACTTTCGTTCTATGATAAAGAGTGGGTAAATTACCTTAAAGGAACAGAAGATAAGTATGTTTTTTCTTTTGATGCAGAGCTGGCAAAAAGAATTGAGGTTAATTACGTTGGCTTAACACATCCGATGACGATTATGGCCAGTTATGATTTGGTTGAATCTGATAAAAAATTTATTAGATTAAAAGCTAGACCAGATATGCATTTAGATAAAAAAATTGATTTTGCGATTTACGAATGGAGATATATTGGTGAGCACAATAATAGTCAATTAAAAATAATTGCTGATGAAGAATACTCCGATGTTATTGAAAAATTAATTTTGGAGAGCTCTGTTATAACGGGAGGAATTCCTGTAGAGATTGACAAGTTTTATGAACGTCAGCAAGCATTATGGAGTGAAGAACGACAAGAGTTTATTGAAAAGCAAAAAGAAATTTTTAATAGACGAGAAGAGAGCTTGAAGATTAGTTATCAACATAGACTGGAAACCATAAAAAGACAAGAACTTCTGGCAGACAATGCAAACATTACAAGAATGAAAAAGAAAGAATATGAAAATGTTATGCGAGATCTCGAAGCAAGGTTAGATGAGCAAGAAAATAAAAAAATGAAAGTTGATCTTCTATCCAAGTTCGTTTGTGCCGGAAGTATAGAGGTGAGTGAATGA
- a CDS encoding sacsin N-terminal ATP-binding-like domain-containing protein codes for MSDFRNFIDDLPSVEEADFEEYANLMQMYVVAAKKSNSFEGTKRLLTELYPDNAHFIYELLQNSEDACARNVSFYLKSDCLIMSHDGSKIFTLNDVKGITNIGNSTKKNDSTSVGKFGVGFKSVFSFTDAPRVYSQDYNFEIVDMLMPRRIENLNERKAGDTVFVFPFKGEQNEQKKYYEQISEELKSLSDSTIMFLNNIHQISYDIDDSESGTITKEKVEDYIYRIVSSSKSTDNYWMIFGKGVDELKAEKNKLRVNVAYFLNNYGDRYEVSSVKGSVNIFFPAVKEHSNLRFIINGPFASTVARDSVRDCEENDLLFEKIFELMVESIDVIKEKGLLDISVYNMLPNNIDELEGRYALLRDKLIEEFDQHKWLLGANGDYYSVSELVRTTPNIQGLFDFKLLKEALGLDQKDWLCMAPLRKKNCINLFDSLPFFKASYKSLTGLFISEKRYMIESYIKKSTPDWLNNFYMFLIDYCNSFQEPRMTLHLDEVISNLRETKILLSNKGDYIEPKNMYLPGDSILENINYLNSDFVRQDNLQVLWHLLKIQPFNDAASAKLLIKAIKAYKEVSSEYLKSIFQLVGTLQESDFSWAKDEKIWFTSTERQKVSINELYLDEPYEQTGYEAIACSLQGIYGLSDDYYDFFSKNNKLEEFCDFVKRLGINYELSIIKADVKKNPLYQTALYNYSDNVTSHSTSEDYTIAGLEEIVMSPSEYTSKTIWNYMIGLKSLPRYCKATFSPNRTSPSRKCDSTLILLLRDNEWIPSNEDGSFYKPADISKEQLPEGFIWEDNSLFLKLVLFGTNKNRIKIQSEKLISEWGVSEDSEQAKALRALLTNPQVAAGILKMVNEEEKKYDLSEALSAQNKSQMDEVDDEALISGSVKNVTRRKGKIIEELEEGVKRPKGLKKLAIISRQKAEPSEREFLYSQYHGRCQICDSTITKWNGQKYFEGINLLNTSTLDDKLKRTLTTGWNSICFCPNHAAEYKFCSIDLSTLAKQIEDIEIEEGDDELIGLEIEMQGLKQTIKYTPKHFLALKTAFEYFLDKEDK; via the coding sequence ATGAGCGATTTTAGAAATTTTATAGATGATTTACCTAGTGTAGAAGAGGCTGATTTTGAGGAATATGCAAATCTAATGCAAATGTATGTAGTTGCTGCCAAAAAGAGTAATTCTTTTGAAGGGACCAAGCGACTTTTAACGGAGCTATATCCAGATAATGCACATTTTATATATGAGCTATTGCAAAACTCGGAGGATGCTTGTGCCAGAAATGTCAGCTTTTATTTAAAAAGTGATTGTTTAATTATGTCACATGATGGAAGTAAAATATTTACTTTAAATGATGTAAAGGGAATTACAAATATTGGTAATAGCACAAAGAAAAATGATTCTACAAGTGTGGGGAAGTTTGGCGTTGGCTTTAAGTCTGTGTTCTCATTTACTGATGCGCCGCGAGTGTATTCACAGGATTATAATTTTGAGATAGTTGATATGCTCATGCCTCGAAGGATTGAGAATTTAAATGAGCGAAAAGCAGGCGATACCGTTTTTGTCTTTCCTTTTAAAGGTGAACAAAATGAACAGAAAAAGTATTACGAGCAGATATCAGAAGAATTAAAAAGTCTTTCAGACAGCACAATTATGTTTTTAAATAATATTCATCAAATATCATATGATATCGATGATAGTGAAAGCGGTACAATTACCAAAGAAAAAGTGGAAGACTATATATATAGAATTGTTTCGTCTAGCAAGTCTACAGATAATTATTGGATGATTTTTGGTAAAGGAGTAGACGAATTAAAAGCAGAAAAAAACAAGCTTCGTGTTAATGTTGCTTATTTTTTGAACAATTATGGTGATAGATATGAGGTTTCTTCTGTTAAGGGGTCTGTTAATATTTTCTTTCCAGCAGTAAAAGAGCATTCTAATTTGAGATTTATTATTAATGGGCCTTTCGCATCTACAGTTGCTAGAGATAGTGTTCGAGATTGTGAAGAGAATGATCTCCTGTTTGAAAAAATTTTTGAATTGATGGTAGAATCTATCGATGTTATCAAGGAAAAAGGTCTTCTAGATATTTCCGTTTATAATATGCTTCCTAATAACATAGATGAATTAGAAGGAAGATATGCGCTTCTTAGAGACAAGCTAATAGAAGAATTTGATCAACATAAATGGCTACTGGGTGCCAATGGGGATTATTACTCTGTCTCAGAGTTGGTTAGAACAACACCTAACATCCAAGGATTATTTGATTTTAAATTACTGAAGGAAGCATTGGGGTTAGATCAAAAGGATTGGTTATGCATGGCTCCTTTGCGTAAGAAGAATTGTATTAATCTTTTTGATTCGCTACCTTTTTTTAAAGCATCGTACAAGTCATTAACGGGATTGTTCATTAGTGAAAAAAGGTACATGATCGAATCATATATTAAAAAGAGCACTCCTGATTGGCTAAATAATTTCTATATGTTTTTAATTGATTATTGCAATTCGTTTCAAGAACCTAGGATGACATTACACTTAGATGAAGTAATTAGTAATTTACGTGAAACAAAAATTTTGTTGTCTAATAAAGGAGATTATATAGAACCTAAAAACATGTATTTGCCGGGAGATAGTATTTTAGAAAACATAAATTATTTAAACTCTGATTTCGTGAGGCAAGACAATTTACAGGTGTTATGGCACTTGTTAAAAATACAGCCTTTTAACGATGCCGCAAGTGCAAAATTATTAATTAAAGCAATAAAAGCGTATAAAGAAGTTTCGAGTGAGTATTTAAAATCTATTTTCCAATTGGTCGGAACTTTACAGGAATCGGACTTTTCTTGGGCTAAGGATGAAAAAATATGGTTTACAAGTACAGAAAGACAAAAAGTTAGTATAAATGAACTATATCTTGATGAGCCGTACGAGCAAACTGGATATGAAGCAATTGCTTGTTCCCTTCAAGGTATATATGGATTATCGGATGATTATTATGATTTCTTTTCTAAAAATAATAAACTTGAAGAGTTTTGTGATTTCGTGAAAAGATTAGGAATTAATTATGAGTTATCCATAATTAAAGCAGATGTAAAGAAAAATCCATTATATCAAACTGCATTATATAATTATAGTGATAATGTGACGAGTCACTCAACAAGTGAAGATTATACAATTGCAGGATTGGAAGAAATTGTAATGAGTCCAAGTGAATACACTTCAAAAACCATATGGAATTATATGATAGGTTTAAAATCATTGCCAAGGTATTGCAAGGCTACTTTTTCACCTAATAGAACAAGTCCTTCTAGAAAGTGTGATTCGACATTAATTCTATTACTAAGAGATAACGAGTGGATTCCAAGTAATGAAGATGGTTCCTTTTACAAGCCTGCAGATATTTCTAAAGAACAGCTTCCGGAAGGCTTTATTTGGGAAGATAATAGTTTATTTTTAAAACTTGTTCTTTTTGGTACAAACAAAAATCGTATAAAAATTCAAAGTGAAAAACTGATTTCGGAATGGGGAGTATCTGAGGATTCGGAACAGGCTAAGGCATTGCGTGCATTATTAACTAATCCGCAGGTTGCTGCAGGTATCCTGAAGATGGTCAATGAAGAAGAAAAAAAATATGACTTAAGTGAAGCACTATCTGCTCAGAATAAAAGTCAGATGGATGAGGTTGATGATGAGGCATTAATTTCCGGAAGTGTGAAAAATGTCACCAGAAGAAAAGGAAAGATCATTGAAGAACTTGAAGAAGGAGTTAAACGTCCGAAGGGGCTAAAAAAGCTAGCAATCATAAGCAGACAGAAAGCAGAGCCTAGCGAAAGGGAATTCCTATATAGTCAATATCATGGTCGATGTCAGATATGTGATTCTACAATAACAAAATGGAATGGGCAAAAGTATTTTGAAGGAATTAATCTATTAAATACTAGTACACTTGATGATAAATTAAAGAGAACGTTAACAACAGGCTGGAATTCCATATGTTTTTGCCCAAATCACGCAGCTGAGTACAAGTTTTGTTCAATTGACTTATCAACTCTTGCAAAGCAAATTGAGGATATTGAAATTGAAGAGGGTGATGATGAATTAATTGGACTAGAAATAGAAATGCAGGGCCTAAAACAGACAATAAAATATACACCGAAGCATTTTTTGGCATTAAAGACTGCGTTTGAATATTTCTTGGATAAAGAAGATAAGTAA